A single genomic interval of Gopherus evgoodei ecotype Sinaloan lineage chromosome 11, rGopEvg1_v1.p, whole genome shotgun sequence harbors:
- the LOC115659420 gene encoding zinc finger protein 271-like encodes MNTGERPYPCLECGKSFSQSSTLITHQRIHTGERPYTCPECGKSFNRNSHLITHRRIHTGERPYTCSECGKSFNRNSNLITHQRVHTGETPYTCSECGKSFSHGSALITHRRVHTGETPYTCPECGKRFNHSSHLITHQRIHTGETPYMCSECGKSFCRRSALITHERIHTGETPYSCSECRKSFGESSDLIRHWIIHTGEKPYTCPECGKSFNHSSNLITHRRIHTRETPYTCLECGKSFTQSSHLITHRRIHTGERPYTCSECGKSFNHCSNLITHRRIHTGETPYICSECRKSFNESSDLIRHWRIHTGEKPYTCPECGKTFNHSSNLNKHRRIHTGETPYTCLECGKSFSQSSHLITHRRIHTGERPYTCSECGKSFNRSSNLITHQRIHVGKTLCSCSECGKSFSRSSALISHQRIHRGVTNFTCPECGKSFNKSSDFIKHKRIHTSK; translated from the coding sequence ATGaacacgggagagagaccctatccATGCCTTGAGTGTGGAAAAAGTTTTAGTCAGAGCTCAACCCtcatcacacatcagagaatccacactggagagaggccGTACACAtgccctgagtgtgggaaaagcttcaatcggaaCTCACACCTCATCACgcatcggagaatccacacaggagaacgTCCCTACACGTGCtctgaatgtgggaaaagcttcaatcggaactcaaaccttatcacacatcagagagtccacacaggagagacgccctacacatgctctgagtgtgggaaaagcttcagtcatgGCTCAGCCTTGATCACCCATCGGAGAGTCCACACTggagagacgccctacacatgcCCTGAGTGCGGGAAACGCTTTAATCACAGCTCACATCtcatcacacatcagagaatccacacaggagagacgccctacatgtgctctgagtgtgggaaaagcttctgtCGGAGATCTGCTCTTATCAcacatgagagaatccacacgggtGAGACACCCTACTCATGCTCTGAGTGCAGGAAAAGCTTCGGTGAGAGTTCAGACCTTATTAGGCATTGgataatccacacaggagagaaaccctacacatgccctgagtgtgggaaaagcttcaaccaCAGCTCAAACCTGATCAcacatcggagaatccacaccAGAGAGACACCCTACAcctgccttgagtgtgggaaaagcttcacccAGAGCTCGCACCTCATCAcacatcggagaatccacacaggagagcgcccctacacgtgctctgagtgtgggaaaagcttcaatcactGCTCAAACCTGATCAcacatcggagaatccacactggagagacgCCCTATATATGCTCCGAGTGCAGAAAAAGCTTCAATGAGAGTTCAGACCTTATTCGGCattggagaatccacacaggagagaaaccctacacatgccctgagtgtgggaaaacctttaaCCACAGCTCAAACCTGAACAAACATCGGCGAATTCACACTGGGGAGACACCCTACACCTGCCTTgaatgcgggaaaagcttcagccaGAGCTCACATCTTATCAcacatcggagaatccacacaggagagcgcccctacacgtgctctgagtgcgggaaaagcttcaatcggagctcaaaccttatcacacatcagagaatccatgtAGGGAAGACACTCTgctcatgctctgagtgtgggaaaagcttcagtcggaGCTCAGCCCTTATTAGTCATCAGCGAATCCATAGAGGAGTGACAAACTTCACGtgccctgagtgcgggaaaagtttTAATAAGAGCTCAGATTTCATCAAACATAAGAGAATCCACACAAGCAAATAA